Proteins found in one Bremerella volcania genomic segment:
- a CDS encoding secretin N-terminal domain-containing protein, protein MGLCFVFAVFTCLPEFASGQEDATPQIQSGPVEVRSGGPARVRGPRPSPGGEQPSPKGAKPEEPQKGEAKPEEKKDGGKPGEAPMGDNKGPIQRKDEPDQPSDPEELKVRPDERGMVRFNFRGQAWPDVLDWLADISNTSLDWQELPGDYLNLTTQRAYSVDEVRDLLNERLMTRGYTILQQQEGLVVAKLEGLNPSRVPRVHSEDLRYRDAHEFVKVSFPLSWLMAEDAVEELKPMLSKHGSMSALATSNRLEVLDVVSNLREIQHVLQEEQSSEVRSSKVHEFFLRYTRAEDVMAQLQSLLGISKSSGGGMSMMNPQMMQQMQQMQQQMMQQMQQRQQQGGNSSARRRSNTPDDIHLVINTRQNSIIANAPPDKIVVIAEAVKMFDVPPQPGATIGANFQRVKVFRLAQLDPKALQSMLLQAGNLDPTTQLVADDKNKALIAYATPADQITIEALISKLDGTGRQFKVIRLRRLQADYVAGSIQFMMGSEEEDDDSNSRRGYYSFYSYGRQQEDTKSKDKFRVDADVVNNRLLLWANDVELEAVENLLVQLGEIPSGGDSQRGRLRTLDLGSNESAQELVKKLKEVWPQVSPSPLKIEVAEPKKKPEPEPAKPEESKEKKPEADSSVMHQHGITVPVHLAVATQNEDTNSKETTGETVVADDNQLEGLSQEELMQKYFPKASPGSDGQKPAVDQPVVIQVDENGRMTLASENPAVLDLLEDILLEMTPPPKDYEVFQLKHAPALYISWNLEDFFEEEEEEDTSNRSPWFWDFNQQDQKEDPRRLSQRAPIKFLADIDTNTILVQNASAEQLVTIRELIELYDKPEPVVEESKRLNATYAVRYSRASAIAESVKEVFRDLLSSNDKSLQAPQQQQGGNRERNDERSASDFVSRSGSAFRGKLSIGVDDISNTLLISAEGESLMTLVMDMVKRIDESAKQVSTVRVVNLKTGVGGDKFRELLNRLLEKVDPQQLQQQQQNQNGQQGGPQPNDNGQRGPRNWQQNRGQPQVLEVEN, encoded by the coding sequence ATGGGATTATGCTTCGTTTTCGCCGTGTTCACCTGCTTACCTGAATTTGCCAGCGGCCAGGAAGACGCGACTCCCCAAATTCAATCTGGCCCGGTTGAGGTCCGTTCGGGTGGCCCCGCGCGCGTACGCGGACCGCGACCGTCCCCTGGCGGAGAACAACCCAGTCCCAAAGGAGCAAAGCCGGAAGAACCCCAAAAAGGAGAGGCAAAGCCTGAAGAAAAGAAAGATGGCGGCAAGCCTGGCGAAGCCCCAATGGGAGACAATAAAGGTCCGATCCAACGAAAGGATGAACCTGACCAGCCATCAGACCCGGAAGAACTAAAGGTCCGTCCTGACGAGCGTGGGATGGTCCGATTTAACTTTCGAGGCCAGGCTTGGCCCGATGTCTTGGACTGGCTGGCAGATATCTCGAATACCAGCCTGGACTGGCAAGAGCTCCCAGGCGACTATCTGAACCTGACGACCCAGCGTGCTTACTCGGTCGACGAAGTCCGCGATCTTCTTAACGAACGACTGATGACTCGCGGATATACCATCCTGCAGCAGCAGGAAGGGTTGGTTGTCGCCAAACTGGAAGGGCTGAATCCGTCCCGGGTTCCTCGCGTTCATTCGGAAGATCTGCGTTATCGCGACGCACACGAGTTCGTCAAGGTTTCTTTCCCGCTCAGTTGGCTGATGGCCGAAGATGCCGTGGAAGAACTCAAACCGATGCTGAGCAAACACGGTTCGATGTCAGCCCTGGCTACCTCGAACCGGTTGGAAGTCTTGGATGTCGTCTCCAACCTGCGCGAGATTCAGCACGTGCTGCAGGAAGAACAGTCCTCTGAGGTACGCTCTTCCAAGGTCCACGAGTTCTTTCTTCGCTACACACGAGCCGAGGATGTGATGGCTCAACTGCAATCGCTGCTGGGTATCAGCAAATCAAGCGGCGGCGGCATGTCGATGATGAATCCTCAGATGATGCAGCAGATGCAACAAATGCAGCAACAGATGATGCAGCAAATGCAGCAGCGTCAACAACAAGGGGGAAACAGCAGTGCTCGCCGTCGTTCCAACACTCCGGATGACATCCACCTGGTGATTAATACGCGACAAAACAGCATCATCGCGAATGCCCCACCAGACAAGATCGTGGTCATTGCCGAAGCGGTCAAGATGTTCGATGTCCCACCGCAGCCAGGTGCCACGATCGGCGCCAACTTCCAGCGCGTTAAAGTGTTTCGGCTGGCCCAGTTGGACCCGAAAGCACTTCAATCGATGCTATTGCAAGCCGGCAATCTTGATCCCACCACGCAGTTGGTCGCCGACGATAAGAACAAAGCCTTGATTGCCTACGCCACGCCAGCCGATCAGATCACGATTGAAGCGTTGATTAGTAAGTTGGACGGCACAGGTCGTCAGTTTAAAGTAATCCGTCTGCGCCGACTTCAAGCCGACTACGTTGCCGGCTCGATCCAGTTCATGATGGGAAGCGAGGAAGAAGACGACGATAGTAATTCCCGCCGCGGTTACTATTCGTTCTACAGCTACGGCCGCCAGCAAGAAGACACCAAGAGCAAGGATAAATTCCGTGTCGATGCCGACGTGGTCAACAATCGTCTGTTGCTCTGGGCGAATGACGTCGAGCTTGAGGCGGTCGAAAACCTACTGGTTCAATTGGGGGAGATTCCAAGTGGAGGTGACTCGCAACGAGGTCGCCTGCGCACGCTTGACCTTGGTTCCAATGAATCGGCTCAGGAATTGGTCAAGAAGCTGAAAGAGGTCTGGCCGCAAGTTTCTCCATCGCCTCTGAAAATCGAAGTGGCAGAACCGAAGAAGAAGCCTGAACCGGAACCAGCAAAGCCGGAAGAATCCAAGGAAAAGAAACCAGAAGCGGATAGCTCGGTAATGCACCAACACGGCATTACGGTCCCCGTCCATCTGGCCGTCGCCACCCAAAACGAAGATACCAATTCCAAAGAAACAACTGGGGAAACGGTCGTTGCCGACGACAACCAACTGGAAGGGCTCTCCCAAGAGGAGCTTATGCAGAAGTACTTCCCAAAGGCTTCCCCTGGCAGCGATGGGCAGAAACCTGCGGTGGACCAGCCTGTTGTGATTCAGGTCGACGAGAACGGTCGGATGACGCTGGCTTCTGAGAATCCGGCCGTGCTCGACCTTCTAGAAGATATACTCCTGGAAATGACCCCTCCTCCCAAGGACTACGAAGTCTTCCAGCTCAAACATGCTCCAGCCCTGTACATTTCATGGAACCTGGAAGACTTCTTCGAGGAGGAAGAAGAGGAAGATACCAGCAACCGCTCGCCGTGGTTCTGGGATTTTAATCAACAGGACCAGAAGGAAGACCCTCGTCGGTTGTCGCAGCGAGCACCGATCAAATTCCTGGCGGACATCGATACCAACACGATCCTCGTTCAAAACGCGAGCGCCGAACAATTAGTCACCATTCGTGAATTGATCGAACTATACGACAAGCCGGAACCAGTTGTCGAAGAGAGCAAACGACTCAACGCCACCTATGCCGTGCGATACTCGCGGGCATCGGCGATCGCCGAATCGGTCAAAGAAGTCTTTCGCGATCTGCTTTCATCAAACGACAAATCACTGCAAGCTCCCCAGCAACAACAAGGGGGCAATCGTGAACGAAACGACGAACGATCGGCCAGTGACTTTGTTTCCCGTAGCGGGTCGGCATTTCGCGGGAAGTTGTCGATCGGTGTCGACGATATTTCTAACACGCTGCTGATCTCCGCTGAAGGGGAGAGCTTGATGACGCTGGTGATGGATATGGTCAAACGAATTGACGAGTCGGCGAAACAGGTTTCCACCGTTCGCGTCGTCAACTTGAAAACAGGCGTCGGCGGGGACAAATTCCGAGAGCTACTTAACCGTCTGTTGGAAAAAGTGGATCCGCAACAACTCCAACAGCAGCAGCAAAACCAGAACGGACAGCAGGGTGGCCCTCAGCCCAATGACAACGGACAGCGAGGCCCGAGAAACTGGCAGCAGAATCGCGGCCAGCCTCAAGTCCTAGAGGTAGAGAACTAG
- a CDS encoding acyl-CoA thioesterase, which produces MIDRSELPLELADFPAVAQVPVQWGDMDSFQHVNNIVYLRWFETSRVRYLEVSGLNPVMEATGCGPILASVHCNYRKQLRYPDSVLIGARMVKLGGTSMKVEHVVYSTVQGQIVADGESGVVYFDYANQRPIVIPEQVRKLIAQTEGREL; this is translated from the coding sequence ATGATCGACCGAAGTGAACTCCCGCTTGAGCTGGCAGATTTTCCCGCCGTCGCCCAGGTTCCTGTTCAGTGGGGAGACATGGACTCGTTTCAGCATGTGAACAACATCGTTTACTTGCGCTGGTTCGAGACGTCCCGCGTTCGCTACCTGGAAGTATCGGGCCTGAATCCCGTCATGGAAGCGACAGGCTGTGGACCGATCCTGGCTTCGGTGCACTGTAATTACCGAAAACAGCTGCGTTATCCGGATAGCGTGCTCATTGGTGCTCGGATGGTAAAGCTAGGCGGGACAAGCATGAAGGTCGAACATGTCGTCTACAGCACTGTACAAGGACAGATTGTTGCCGACGGTGAATCCGGCGTCGTCTATTTCGACTACGCGAATCAGCGGCCGATCGTCATACCTGAGCAGGTACGAAAGCTGATCGCTCAAACGGAAGGCCGCGAACTCTAG
- a CDS encoding DNA topoisomerase IV subunit A: MAKKKAPKKAAPKTDSKAKVDLSKKDVHTLKQLVGLADSVVSAAGRVRDPKMDIPTRSLSNVRYNKSQRIIEMGKNTTGRQLFNLNQAKSYMQTMLVGSGCKKLIDEGKSTSIRGLYYLLKHTIAGTKEETFADQAESDPIIEDVEVLLNVLREELHLYAQKKGDMVGNIVLRDKGDEIDCSRMGSGGYGIPSIVEPETIEFIKCDAKFVLHVEKGTVWQRFNEDKFWKKHNCILTHGGGQPSRGVRRLLSRLNTELNLPIYCVLDNDPWGYYIYSVIKQGSINLAYESKRMAVPDAKFIGLRSIDYERCNLSPSVQIALNDSDRKRAKQIASYPWFEHKKMWQKEIQKMLENGFKLEVEALISQGVSYVTEEYVPARLAERSWLD, encoded by the coding sequence ATGGCCAAGAAGAAAGCCCCCAAAAAGGCAGCACCTAAGACGGATAGCAAGGCGAAGGTTGATCTATCGAAAAAGGATGTCCACACCCTGAAGCAGTTGGTTGGTCTGGCCGACAGTGTGGTCTCTGCCGCCGGACGAGTTCGCGATCCGAAGATGGACATCCCGACGCGAAGTCTCTCGAACGTGCGTTATAACAAGTCACAGCGCATTATCGAGATGGGCAAGAATACGACCGGGCGGCAGCTGTTCAATTTGAATCAGGCCAAAAGCTATATGCAGACGATGCTCGTCGGCAGTGGTTGCAAAAAACTGATTGACGAGGGCAAGTCGACCAGTATTCGAGGTCTCTACTATCTGCTCAAGCACACCATCGCAGGTACCAAGGAAGAAACCTTTGCCGATCAGGCCGAGAGCGATCCGATCATCGAAGACGTGGAAGTGCTGCTGAACGTTCTCCGTGAAGAGCTGCACTTGTACGCTCAGAAGAAAGGGGACATGGTCGGTAATATTGTCCTGCGTGACAAAGGGGACGAAATCGACTGCTCGCGCATGGGAAGTGGCGGATATGGGATACCGTCGATTGTCGAGCCGGAGACGATTGAGTTCATCAAGTGCGATGCCAAGTTCGTCCTGCATGTCGAAAAAGGTACGGTCTGGCAGCGGTTCAACGAAGACAAGTTTTGGAAGAAGCATAACTGCATTTTGACACACGGTGGTGGTCAGCCATCGCGCGGCGTCAGGCGACTGCTCTCGCGGTTGAATACGGAGCTCAATTTGCCAATTTACTGCGTGCTCGATAACGACCCTTGGGGGTATTACATCTACAGCGTAATCAAACAAGGCTCAATCAATTTGGCGTATGAGTCAAAGCGTATGGCGGTGCCGGACGCCAAGTTTATAGGGCTTCGTTCGATAGACTACGAACGCTGCAACCTTTCCCCGAGCGTTCAGATCGCTCTGAATGATTCCGATCGCAAACGGGCCAAACAGATTGCCAGCTACCCCTGGTTCGAACATAAGAAAATGTGGCAAAAAGAAATCCAGAAGATGCTCGAGAATGGCTTCAAGCTGGAAGTCGAAGCGTTGATCAGCCAGGGGGTAAGTTACGTGACTGAAGAATATGTCCCCGCACGTTTAGCGGAACGCTCGTGGTTGGACTAG
- a CDS encoding ABC transporter permease, translating into MLGLRIWKLGIKSLLLHPMRSLLTILGIFIGVASVIWLLAISEGISAKAQQQIEKLGAENIIVRTVKPPSEAIAEQRGPLTYGLKRDDWKLLEETLHSVETATPIREIRRQFRHGPNSVNGRLVGCTPAYARLNHLEVQPRRGHFLTDVEVQDKSNVCVLAAEVADSLFGFEKPVGKTIHVDDDIYTVVGVLKPKAATAAVGGSLSGQQYDKDVYIPISTLWQRIGDHVVMIEGGTFSSEIVELNQVTLKIAESEQVMNTADLVRESLENHNTLRDISVVVPLELLEQARQTKFMFMVFMGLIAAISLLVGGIGIMNIMLATVTERTREIGIRRALGAKRGDIIRQFLVETIVLSVVGGLTGVLGGLLCIPAVDLARFLANTYDPALVAQLPDSIRDVSPQIVPISIPLAFGISVLVGVIFGLYPASRAADLDPIEALRAAN; encoded by the coding sequence ATGCTTGGGCTACGAATTTGGAAACTTGGAATCAAAAGCTTGTTGCTGCATCCGATGCGGTCGCTGCTGACGATTCTTGGTATTTTCATCGGCGTAGCGAGTGTGATCTGGCTGCTTGCCATCAGCGAAGGGATCAGCGCGAAGGCCCAGCAGCAAATCGAAAAGCTGGGTGCAGAAAACATCATCGTTCGCACGGTTAAGCCTCCTTCCGAAGCCATCGCGGAACAACGTGGTCCTTTGACTTACGGTCTGAAACGAGACGACTGGAAGCTGTTGGAGGAAACACTGCATTCGGTCGAGACAGCGACACCCATTCGTGAAATCCGACGTCAGTTCCGCCATGGCCCCAATTCGGTCAATGGCCGGTTGGTTGGCTGTACGCCTGCCTATGCACGCTTGAATCATCTGGAAGTTCAACCACGCCGTGGCCATTTCCTTACCGACGTGGAAGTCCAGGATAAATCGAACGTTTGCGTGTTGGCCGCAGAAGTTGCCGACTCGCTTTTCGGATTTGAGAAGCCAGTGGGCAAGACGATTCACGTCGACGACGACATCTACACGGTGGTTGGTGTTTTGAAACCCAAGGCCGCGACGGCCGCCGTAGGTGGGAGTTTGTCAGGGCAACAATACGATAAGGATGTTTACATTCCGATCAGTACTCTCTGGCAACGCATCGGCGACCATGTCGTGATGATCGAAGGGGGGACATTCTCCAGCGAGATCGTCGAGTTGAATCAAGTCACGTTGAAGATTGCCGAGTCCGAACAGGTCATGAACACGGCCGACCTGGTTCGCGAGAGCTTGGAGAATCATAATACGCTACGTGACATCTCGGTGGTGGTTCCCCTCGAACTTTTGGAACAGGCCCGGCAGACGAAGTTCATGTTTATGGTCTTTATGGGCCTGATCGCCGCGATCTCGCTGCTAGTGGGTGGTATCGGCATTATGAACATCATGCTGGCCACCGTGACCGAACGTACTCGCGAGATTGGCATTCGCCGGGCTCTGGGGGCGAAGCGGGGAGATATTATCCGTCAGTTCCTGGTCGAGACGATTGTTCTTTCCGTCGTGGGCGGTCTTACCGGCGTCCTGGGCGGGCTTCTTTGTATCCCAGCCGTCGACCTGGCTCGATTTTTGGCCAATACGTACGACCCGGCATTGGTGGCCCAGTTGCCGGACTCGATTCGGGATGTAAGCCCTCAGATCGTGCCGATTTCGATTCCGCTGGCTTTCGGGATCTCGGTTCTTGTGGGCGTTATCTTCGGGCTATATCCAGCCAGCCGTGCGGCCGATCTCGATCCGATCGAAGCACTGCGGGCAGCCAATTGA
- a CDS encoding ABC transporter ATP-binding protein: protein MNYATRVVNLKKIYHLKGETVHALRGINFDVPEGDYVSIMGTSGSGKSTLLNMLGCLDRPTSGQVVLGGSDTSKLSDDQLSQLRASRIGFVFQSYNLIQQLTVLENIEVPLFYRGSVSSSDHKRARELARMVGLGDRLGHRPTQLSGGQQQRVAVARSLINNPDYILADEPTGNLDSKTTEEILQLFETLNDQGRTIILVTHEDDVSHHAKRSIRLMDGLIQEDHAVEDRRSANAHGTMDTSALNLA, encoded by the coding sequence GTGAATTACGCCACGCGCGTAGTTAACCTCAAGAAGATCTACCACCTCAAAGGCGAAACGGTTCACGCACTGCGAGGAATCAACTTCGATGTTCCTGAGGGTGACTACGTATCCATCATGGGAACATCCGGTAGTGGCAAAAGCACGCTGCTGAATATGTTGGGGTGCCTCGATCGACCCACTTCAGGGCAGGTTGTGTTGGGTGGCAGCGATACGAGCAAGCTTTCCGATGATCAGCTCTCACAGCTTCGCGCTTCGCGGATTGGTTTTGTATTTCAGTCGTACAATCTCATCCAGCAGTTGACGGTGCTTGAGAATATCGAAGTTCCCCTGTTTTATCGAGGCAGCGTTTCATCGTCCGATCACAAACGTGCTCGGGAATTGGCACGGATGGTGGGGCTGGGCGATCGCTTGGGGCACCGCCCGACTCAATTGTCCGGTGGTCAGCAACAGCGTGTTGCCGTTGCGCGAAGTCTGATTAATAATCCCGACTACATCCTGGCTGACGAACCGACGGGTAATCTCGATTCCAAGACGACCGAAGAAATCTTGCAGTTGTTCGAGACTCTCAATGATCAGGGACGCACGATTATTCTGGTAACCCACGAAGATGACGTGTCGCACCATGCCAAGCGTTCGATTCGCTTGATGGACGGGCTGATTCAGGAAGATCACGCCGTCGAGGATCGTCGTTCGGCGAATGCCCACGGCACGATGGATACTTCGGCACTCAATTTAGCGTAA
- a CDS encoding efflux RND transporter periplasmic adaptor subunit, protein MFHQVAVGDFVHDVVEKGEVESARNVDVMSVVRGYRDLNNFEILWVIEEGKMVEPGDVLVRLDSSALEEEAKLQRLDLSGSVAGLSKAQNELEAAQIAMTEYVDGLFVQEKKELEAEIKFAEETLRRAEEYYAYSSRLAAKGFVTSLQLEGDKFAVDKAKIELENAKLKLSVLIEQTKHKKIKELESAIGVAKADLESAKERNSIEQKRLDFFLEQIKNCTITAPASGQVVYANERGNREASEFIVEPGTSVRERQTIIRLPDYSAMQVHVLINESRVAMVDAGMKATITLDAFDGLKLAGTVTKVNEYPEPISRFGAQIKRYAAVVTIDGTPRQIKPGLTANVAIHVDSKDDVLMVPVQSVMPYGDEYYCMIRKSAEDIEPRKVDLGPSNNRFVVVNSGLEAGEYVSMSPRRLLDSVEMPELPPEQINPKRKEGGERKGPPGRSPGKPSPEKSPGEANQSGGETQLVDRVLKNFDANNDGVLSADELAANGGEKYTSADQDGDGQVQRHELIAATNSEEALEEDPVRIAEDQSPQAVGGAQ, encoded by the coding sequence ATGTTCCATCAGGTGGCGGTGGGTGACTTCGTCCACGACGTTGTAGAGAAAGGTGAAGTTGAGAGTGCCCGGAATGTTGACGTGATGTCGGTCGTGCGGGGTTATCGCGACTTGAACAACTTCGAGATCCTGTGGGTGATCGAAGAAGGCAAGATGGTTGAGCCTGGTGATGTTTTGGTCCGACTCGATTCGTCGGCACTGGAGGAGGAGGCAAAACTCCAGCGACTTGATCTAAGTGGTTCCGTTGCCGGTCTATCTAAGGCCCAGAACGAACTCGAAGCAGCTCAAATCGCGATGACGGAGTACGTGGACGGTTTATTCGTGCAAGAGAAGAAGGAACTTGAAGCGGAAATCAAGTTCGCCGAAGAAACGCTCCGACGCGCCGAGGAATACTACGCTTACAGCTCGCGTCTCGCGGCGAAAGGATTCGTGACTTCGCTTCAGTTGGAAGGGGATAAGTTCGCCGTGGATAAGGCGAAGATTGAACTCGAAAACGCCAAACTCAAGCTATCGGTGCTCATCGAGCAGACGAAACACAAGAAGATCAAGGAACTCGAGAGCGCCATCGGCGTTGCCAAAGCAGATTTAGAGTCGGCCAAGGAGCGAAACTCCATCGAGCAAAAGCGACTCGACTTCTTCTTGGAGCAGATCAAGAACTGCACGATCACGGCGCCTGCTTCAGGTCAAGTGGTTTACGCCAATGAACGCGGTAACCGGGAAGCCTCGGAGTTTATCGTTGAACCAGGAACATCGGTGCGGGAACGTCAAACGATTATTCGTCTGCCGGACTATAGCGCGATGCAAGTTCACGTGCTGATTAATGAATCGCGAGTCGCCATGGTCGACGCGGGCATGAAAGCGACGATCACGCTTGATGCTTTTGATGGTTTGAAGTTGGCCGGCACCGTGACAAAGGTCAACGAGTATCCCGAACCAATCAGCCGGTTTGGTGCTCAGATCAAGCGCTACGCCGCCGTGGTAACCATTGACGGCACGCCGCGTCAAATTAAACCTGGTTTGACGGCCAATGTTGCGATTCACGTCGATAGCAAAGATGATGTGTTGATGGTGCCAGTGCAGTCCGTCATGCCCTACGGCGATGAGTACTATTGCATGATTCGCAAGAGTGCTGAGGATATCGAACCCAGGAAGGTGGATCTTGGACCAAGCAACAATCGTTTCGTCGTTGTTAATAGTGGACTTGAGGCGGGGGAATACGTCTCGATGAGTCCTCGCCGTTTATTGGATTCCGTCGAGATGCCAGAGTTGCCGCCTGAGCAGATTAATCCAAAGCGAAAAGAGGGTGGCGAGCGAAAGGGACCACCGGGGCGAAGTCCCGGCAAACCTTCGCCAGAGAAGAGCCCCGGCGAAGCCAACCAGTCTGGCGGGGAAACGCAATTGGTCGATCGAGTGCTGAAGAACTTTGATGCGAACAATGACGGTGTTCTTTCTGCCGATGAACTGGCTGCCAATGGCGGAGAGAAATATACCAGCGCCGACCAAGATGGAGACGGTCAGGTACAACGCCATGAGTTAATCGCGGCGACCAATTCTGAAGAAGCCCTTGAGGAAGATCCCGTACGAATTGCCGAAGATCAGTCGCCCCAAGCGGTGGGAGGCGCTCAGTGA